A window of Thermoflexus sp. contains these coding sequences:
- a CDS encoding undecaprenyl-diphosphate phosphatase has product MTWFQALILGIIQGLTEYLPVSSSAHLVLVPWLLGWRSDERLVFPFDVLVHWGTLVPVLIYFRHDLWAILAGGWAGLRKGVPFATPEGRLGGWILLATVPAEILGLLLKRSIEAVFLQPVLVGALLFGTAGLLWLGERLGRRERDLGRMTVGDALVIGFAQALALLPGISRSGATMAAGLGRGFLRPEAARFSFLLSIPALLGAGLVALGDLYRIGLPPEAMTPILIGFLSAALSGYLAIWGLMKMVRRRSLRPFAVYCAGIGALTLMLSLLRG; this is encoded by the coding sequence ATGACCTGGTTTCAAGCGCTGATCCTGGGGATCATACAGGGGTTAACCGAATATCTTCCCGTCAGCAGCTCTGCCCATCTGGTCCTGGTGCCGTGGCTGCTGGGCTGGCGGAGCGACGAGCGGCTGGTCTTCCCCTTCGACGTGCTCGTGCATTGGGGCACCCTGGTCCCGGTTCTGATCTATTTCCGCCATGATCTGTGGGCGATCCTGGCAGGCGGATGGGCGGGCCTTCGCAAAGGCGTCCCGTTCGCCACCCCGGAGGGCCGCCTGGGCGGATGGATCCTCCTGGCCACGGTTCCGGCTGAGATTCTGGGGTTGCTCCTCAAACGATCGATCGAGGCGGTTTTCCTCCAGCCGGTCCTGGTTGGGGCTCTGTTGTTCGGCACGGCCGGGCTGTTGTGGCTGGGGGAGCGTTTGGGGCGGAGGGAACGGGATTTAGGGCGGATGACCGTGGGGGATGCGCTGGTGATCGGGTTCGCCCAGGCGCTTGCCCTGCTGCCGGGGATCTCTCGATCAGGGGCCACCATGGCCGCCGGGCTGGGGCGGGGGTTCCTTCGCCCGGAGGCCGCGCGGTTCAGTTTCCTGCTCAGCATACCCGCCCTCCTGGGAGCTGGCCTGGTGGCGCTGGGGGATCTTTACCGGATCGGGCTTCCCCCCGAGGCGATGACCCCCATCCTGATCGGTTTTCTCAGCGCGGCGCTTTCCGGTTACCTGGCGATCTGGGGACTGATGAAAATGGTCCGACGGCGATCGCTCCGACCGTTTGCCGTCTACTGTGCGGGCATAGGGGCTCTAACCCTGATGCTCTCCCTTCTTCGGGGATAG
- a CDS encoding roadblock/LC7 domain-containing protein → MARTRTERMIERLKELQASTPDIEASAVVSLDGLIMASALPADVEEDRVSAMSAAMLSLGERIASELGRGALDQVYIRGERGYVVLMAVGEEAVLTVLARPQAKLGLLFLDMRRAAEDLARILAS, encoded by the coding sequence ATGGCCCGGACGCGCACCGAGCGAATGATCGAGCGCTTGAAGGAGCTCCAGGCCAGCACGCCGGATATCGAGGCCTCTGCAGTGGTCAGCCTCGATGGATTGATTATGGCCTCTGCGCTCCCTGCCGATGTGGAAGAAGACCGTGTGTCGGCCATGTCGGCTGCCATGCTTTCCCTGGGCGAGCGGATCGCCAGCGAGCTGGGCCGCGGGGCGCTGGATCAGGTTTACATCCGCGGGGAGCGCGGCTATGTCGTGCTGATGGCCGTGGGCGAGGAAGCGGTGCTCACCGTGCTGGCCCGACCCCAGGCCAAGCTGGGGTTGCTGTTCCTGGATATGCGCCGGGCCGCGGAGGATCTGGCCCGGATCCTGGCTTCCTGA
- a CDS encoding 4-vinyl reductase, which produces MSQRKSGLYYPNKIARIFLEALEEVMGKNGLNAVLNLARLPHLIDNYPPDNLERGFDFADFAAINQALEEMYGPRGGRGLALRGGRASFARGLQGFGALAGVSDLAFRVLPLQAKLKIGLPAMAGIFTQFSDQKSYVTEEADRFIYVIERCPVCWGRKTDRPVCYAAIGLLQEGLRWVSGGKEFRVEEISCIAMGDATCSFAIYKEPIG; this is translated from the coding sequence TTGAGCCAGCGGAAAAGCGGCCTGTATTATCCCAACAAGATCGCGCGGATTTTCCTGGAGGCGCTGGAGGAGGTGATGGGGAAGAACGGCCTGAACGCGGTTCTGAACCTGGCCCGTCTTCCTCATCTCATCGATAACTACCCGCCGGACAATCTGGAGCGGGGATTCGATTTCGCGGATTTCGCGGCCATCAATCAGGCGCTGGAAGAGATGTATGGCCCCCGTGGGGGCAGAGGGCTGGCCCTGCGGGGCGGGCGCGCCTCCTTCGCCCGGGGCCTTCAGGGCTTTGGGGCCCTGGCGGGCGTCAGCGACCTGGCCTTCCGTGTGCTGCCCCTCCAGGCCAAGTTGAAAATCGGCCTTCCGGCGATGGCCGGCATTTTCACCCAGTTCAGCGATCAGAAGAGCTATGTCACCGAGGAGGCCGACCGTTTCATCTATGTGATCGAGCGGTGTCCGGTGTGCTGGGGGCGCAAAACCGATCGCCCGGTCTGTTATGCGGCCATCGGCCTGCTTCAGGAGGGCCTGCGCTGGGTCAGCGGGGGGAAGGAGTTCCGGGTGGAGGAGATCTCCTGTATCGCGATGGGGGATGCCACCTGCTCGTTCGCGATTTACAAGGAGCCGATCGGCTGA
- a CDS encoding response regulator, which translates to MSRAATMLIVEDEPETASLLETYFRAQGYHVFTAASGEEALSMAQAHPIDLIVLDIRLPDIDGFEVFRQLRAHRRTREIPVIFLTERRERESRLTGLEMGAHDYIPKPFSLQELRARVQNILRRSRAEPAIDSLTGLPGRPLILDYLREQLGRSDWGALLIGLHGLEAFGERYGFVARDDAIRAVGLLLSGINHENGDAFFLGHVGEGWFILIGSRHQVSAVAPQAIARLKSALPYFYPLQDMEEKPADLPLLEVATAKVEGTEGPFPDPEAVIRHLLKERAPLP; encoded by the coding sequence ATGAGCAGAGCCGCCACCATGCTGATCGTCGAGGATGAGCCGGAGACCGCCAGCCTGCTGGAGACGTATTTCCGGGCCCAGGGCTATCACGTGTTCACCGCTGCCTCCGGGGAGGAAGCGCTGTCGATGGCCCAGGCGCATCCGATCGATCTCATTGTGCTGGACATCCGGCTGCCGGATATCGATGGCTTTGAGGTCTTCCGGCAGCTGCGCGCCCATCGACGCACCCGGGAGATCCCGGTGATCTTCCTGACGGAGAGGCGGGAGCGGGAGAGCCGGCTGACGGGCCTGGAGATGGGCGCCCACGATTACATCCCGAAACCCTTCAGCCTTCAGGAGCTGCGGGCGCGCGTTCAGAACATCCTCCGCCGATCCCGGGCGGAGCCAGCCATCGACAGCCTCACCGGGCTGCCGGGCCGTCCGCTGATCCTGGATTATCTGAGGGAGCAGCTAGGACGATCCGACTGGGGAGCTTTGTTGATCGGCCTGCACGGGCTGGAGGCCTTCGGAGAGCGCTATGGGTTTGTGGCCCGGGATGACGCCATCCGCGCGGTGGGGCTCTTGCTGAGCGGGATCAATCATGAAAACGGGGATGCTTTCTTCCTTGGCCATGTAGGGGAAGGATGGTTCATCCTTATCGGGAGCCGCCATCAGGTCAGCGCCGTGGCCCCGCAGGCGATCGCCCGCCTCAAGAGCGCGTTGCCGTATTTCTACCCGCTGCAGGATATGGAAGAGAAACCCGCAGACCTCCCCCTCCTGGAGGTTGCCACGGCGAAGGTGGAGGGGACGGAAGGGCCCTTCCCCGATCCAGAGGCGGTGATCCGACACCTGCTGAAGGAGCGAGCACCGCTCCCTTAG